From the Zymomonas mobilis subsp. pomaceae ATCC 29192 genome, the window GACTTTTCAATTCCCCGTACGGCGGCAGCGCTTCATGGTCATATCGGCCACACAAGCGGTCAGGCAGGTTTTGGGCCCAATTTTGTCAGCTTATCGCCTACAGGCGATTATTGGGATTGGCGGCTAGGAGCTGATTACACCTTTATAAAACATGTAAAAGTGGGTGTTTGGTGGTCAGATACCAATATTGATAGTAAATCTTTAAAGGCAATGTGGCCTTCAGCTGAAAAAGGGCTGGGACATAACGGCTCGATTGTAGGTAGCGCTGCTTTATTTTCGTTAACGTTGTCCCTTTAAACTTCTTGCCACTCCCGCTGTACAGTAACATCGTTTTCCTGAGGGGCGGCGGTTTTGGCCAATGCTCGAAATATCTGTATATCTAATTGCCGTAAGGCCCAAATAGCCATAGCGCGCACAATAGCTGCAGGATCTTCCAAGAGAGGCATAACCTGTTTTAATAATGATGATTGCCGGCTATTACCTGCGGCTATCAAACAATTGCGAATGAAACGGTCACGTCCAATACGCTTAATGGGTGAAGCGGAAAAAAATTGGCGAAAATCGCTGTCTTTTAAAGTGAGTAGATCCCTTAATTCAGGTGCCGCCAATTCTGCACGAGGCCAAAAAGCAGGATGGCTTGTTTCGGGGTGGGCGAATTTATTCCATGGACAAGAAGCCAAGCAATCATCACAACCATAAATATGGTTACCCAGCGCGCGCCTGAATTCTTGGGGAATAATGCCTTTATACTCAATGGTAAGGTAGGAAATACAGCGTCGGGCATCGACCACGCCCTCTCTCGGGAAAGCGTTGGTAGGACAGGCAATCTGACAACGGGAACAAGAACCACAACCCCCTTTGGCAGGCCTATTGGGTTCAAGATCAAGGGTGGTATAAATTGCGCCTAAGAAAAGCCAATTACCATACTGACGGCTGATGACGTTACTATGTTTTCCTTGCCACCCTAATCCTGCAGAAACAGCTAAAGATTTCTCCATAACCGGTGCAGTATCAACAAAGACCTTCACGTTGCAGTCAGCCTTTTGGACTAACCAACGTGCCAAATGTTTTAGCGCCTTTTTAATAGTATCATGATAATCTCGCCCTTGTGCATAGACTGAAATACGCCCAATTCCTGCATCATCTGCCAATGCCAAAGGATTTTTTGTAGGCGCATAATTCATCCCCAACATGATGACCGAGCGAACATCAGGCCAAAGATTTTGGGGATCAAGACGGTGTTCTAGCCGATCTCTCATCCACAGCATATCGCCATGCATACCCTCTTCCAACCATCTACAGAGTCTTTTTTGGGTAGAGGCTGAAATTTCCGCGCGGCTGATACCAAAAGTAGAGAAACCTAACGCATAAGCCTCTTTTTCTAAAGAAAGGCGAAAATCTTCTATCGAGCTAGATGTATTGCTCATGGTAAACATATCTATTTTAAGAGATAAAAATATTATTCAGGCATATAAAAATTTACATTTCCAATAATGAAAATTAAATTTTAAAAAATTTTATAATAAAATATGTAAATTTTAAGATTGGCCACCTGTAATTTGGCCAACTTATAATATAGCCACATTTCGAGACTGAAATTATCTTACTGCTACTAGAAAAAAACTACATTATTATCTATTCATAAAAATAAAGAGCGACTATCGATTTTTATCAAAAGTCGCTCAATATAATATCAGGTTAAATAAAAAATGCTGATAAAATCAGGATTCTTCTTTAACCTCTTCGGCCAAGATAATCAGGCCTTTTTCATTAATTTCAGCAAAACCACCAGAGATATGAAACTTCGTTTCGACCTGATGTTCACTGCTGTAAATAGCGACTTCGCCATCCCGGATAGCTGTCATGGTGGGCATATGCCCTGCCATAACACCAAGATCGCCTTCAGTTCCGGGAACAACGACCATGAAAGCATCGCCGGAACGGGCAAGCCGAGCAGGTGTTACCAGTTCATAATGAAGCTCAGCCATTCTTCCTCACTATCTCCGCCTCTTTCTCGTAAAAGAAAGAGACGGCTTTTTGTTTACAGCGAATTAGGCTGCTTCAGCTGACATCTTTTCAGCTTTAGCAACAGCCTCTTCGATAGTACCCACCATGTAAAAAGCATTTTCAGGTAAATCATCATATTTACCATCAATGATTTCACGGAAAGAACGAACTGTATCCTCAACCTGAACGAATTTACCCGGCATACCGGTGAAAACTTCAGCAACATGGAAAGGCTGAGATAGGAAGCGCTGAATACGACGCGCACGGCCAACGACCTTGCGATCTTCTTCGGACAATTCGTCCATACCCAAAATGGCAATAATATCCTGCAAGTTTTTATAGCGTTGCAGAATTTCCTGCACATCGCGTGCCGTCTGGTAATGATCATCACCAACGATACGGGGTTCAAGCGAACGGCTGGAAGAATCGAGCGGATCGACGGCGGGATAAATACCCATTTCCGAAATCGCACGGCTCAACACGGTCGTAGCATCCAAATGGGCGAAACTGGTAGCAGGTGCCGGATCGGTCAAATCGTCGGCAGGCACATAAATTGCCTGAACCGAAGTAATCGATCCTTTCTTGGTGGAGGTAATACGTTCTTGCAGCTGACCCATGTCAGTTGCCAACGTCGGTTGATAACCCACAGCAGAAGGAATACGACCCAAGAGAGCGGAGACCTCGGCACCGGCCTGAGTGAAGCGGAAGATGTTATCCACGAAGAACAACACATCCTGGCCTTCTTGATCACGGAAATATTCCGCCATCGTCAAACCTGAAAGCGCAACACGAGCACGGGCTCCAGGTGGTTCGTTCATCTGACCATAGACCAAGGCCACTTTGGAACCTTGGGAAATAGCATTACCATCTTTATCGCTAGCAATAACGCCAGCTTCTAAAAATTCATGATAAAGATCGTTTCCTTCACGGGTGCGTTCACCGACGCCCGCAAAAACCGAAAAACCACCATGGCCTTTAGCAATGTTGTTAATCAGTTCCTGAATTAACACCGTCTTGCCGACACCAGCACCGCCGAACAGACCGACCTTACCACCCTTTGCATAAGGTGCCAAAAGATCGATAACCTTAATACCAGTGGTCAGAATGTTGGTGTCCGTGCTCTGATCAACGAAGGCTGGTGCATCAGCATGAATAGGCATAGTCTGCTTGGCACCGATTGGGCCACGCTCATCAACAGGCTTACCCACAACATTCATAATACGGCCAAGCGTTTCAGGCCCAACCGGAACACGAATTTCACTGCCTGTATCAAGAACTTCCTGACCACGAACCAAACCATCCGTCGTATCCATAGCAATGGTACGAACGACATTTTCACCCAAATGTTGAGCGACTTCCAAAACCATGGTTTCGTTTTGGTTCTTGGTTTCAAGTGCCGTCAGAAGAGCAGGAAGCTTTTCTTCAAAAAGCACATCGACGACCGGACCAATGACCTGGCTTATCCGGCCAATATTCTTCTTACTAGAGGCTGTAGCCATAATATTTTCCTTGCCAGTAATCTTAATTACATCGCTTCTGCGCCCGAAATAATCTCGACTAACTCAGTCGTAATCGCAGCCTGACGCAAACGGTTATACTGAATAGAAAGCTTCGAAATCATTTCACCGGCATTACGGGTGGAATTCTCCATGGCCGACATACGACTCCCCTGCTCGGACGTACCATTTTCAAGCATAGCCTGATAAATAGCTACAGCGATACTACGGGGTAACAAGGTCGACAAAATCGTTTCTTCATCAGGTTCAAATTCGATTGATCCTGATGAATCTGCCTCATTTGTGTTGGCCGCGTCTTTTGAATTCGATTCAGGGGCCGCAGGAATAATCTGCATCTCAGTAGGTTGCTGAGAAAGGACCGAATGAAAATGCGAAAAGAAAAGATGCGCTACGTCGAATTCACCCGCATTAAAGCGCTGGATTACATCCTGGGCGATTTTCTGGGCATTTTCGAAAGTAATAGGTGTTGTCTCATCACGGGTTGTCTCGTGAATAGACTGACCTGGGAAATTATTACGAATTATCGGTGCTGCCTTCATACCGATAATATAGAAGCGAACGGTTTTACCCGCCGCTTCAAGCGCTTGAGCCCGTTCCCGAGCTAAACGGTAAATATTAGCATTAAAGCCGCCGCATAAACCGCTGTCAGAAGACATGACAATCAACAGATGCGTTTGGTCTTTGCCACGTCCATTAAGGAGCGGCAAAGCATTAGGCGT encodes:
- the queG gene encoding tRNA epoxyqueuosine(34) reductase QueG; the protein is MFTMSNTSSSIEDFRLSLEKEAYALGFSTFGISRAEISASTQKRLCRWLEEGMHGDMLWMRDRLEHRLDPQNLWPDVRSVIMLGMNYAPTKNPLALADDAGIGRISVYAQGRDYHDTIKKALKHLARWLVQKADCNVKVFVDTAPVMEKSLAVSAGLGWQGKHSNVISRQYGNWLFLGAIYTTLDLEPNRPAKGGCGSCSRCQIACPTNAFPREGVVDARRCISYLTIEYKGIIPQEFRRALGNHIYGCDDCLASCPWNKFAHPETSHPAFWPRAELAAPELRDLLTLKDSDFRQFFSASPIKRIGRDRFIRNCLIAAGNSRQSSLLKQVMPLLEDPAAIVRAMAIWALRQLDIQIFRALAKTAAPQENDVTVQREWQEV
- a CDS encoding ATP synthase F1 subunit epsilon is translated as MAELHYELVTPARLARSGDAFMVVVPGTEGDLGVMAGHMPTMTAIRDGEVAIYSSEHQVETKFHISGGFAEINEKGLIILAEEVKEES
- the atpD gene encoding F0F1 ATP synthase subunit beta translates to MATASSKKNIGRISQVIGPVVDVLFEEKLPALLTALETKNQNETMVLEVAQHLGENVVRTIAMDTTDGLVRGQEVLDTGSEIRVPVGPETLGRIMNVVGKPVDERGPIGAKQTMPIHADAPAFVDQSTDTNILTTGIKVIDLLAPYAKGGKVGLFGGAGVGKTVLIQELINNIAKGHGGFSVFAGVGERTREGNDLYHEFLEAGVIASDKDGNAISQGSKVALVYGQMNEPPGARARVALSGLTMAEYFRDQEGQDVLFFVDNIFRFTQAGAEVSALLGRIPSAVGYQPTLATDMGQLQERITSTKKGSITSVQAIYVPADDLTDPAPATSFAHLDATTVLSRAISEMGIYPAVDPLDSSSRSLEPRIVGDDHYQTARDVQEILQRYKNLQDIIAILGMDELSEEDRKVVGRARRIQRFLSQPFHVAEVFTGMPGKFVQVEDTVRSFREIIDGKYDDLPENAFYMVGTIEEAVAKAEKMSAEAA
- a CDS encoding F0F1 ATP synthase subunit gamma codes for the protein MPSLKSLKTRVSSIKSISKITRAMQMVASAKLRRAESRLNAARPYAKRMAQVMSILAARAAGTPNALPLLNGRGKDQTHLLIVMSSDSGLCGGFNANIYRLARERAQALEAAGKTVRFYIIGMKAAPIIRNNFPGQSIHETTRDETTPITFENAQKIAQDVIQRFNAGEFDVAHLFFSHFHSVLSQQPTEMQIIPAAPESNSKDAANTNEADSSGSIEFEPDEETILSTLLPRSIAVAIYQAMLENGTSEQGSRMSAMENSTRNAGEMISKLSIQYNRLRQAAITTELVEIISGAEAM